Proteins encoded by one window of Halobacteriovorax sp. GB3:
- the speB gene encoding agmatinase, with amino-acid sequence MSKEIVKGDLKDFKTPSTVYDFATEAKEIYRDSLHILGFEFDGTACFRKGTKEGPDALRDVSDGIESFSPYLDMDTSEGKPFYDLGNLPLGDSEDAKEMWQTATDYFFDVFNDINLKKDGIKLLTLGGEHSISYAPIATYLKQYPDLVLIHLDAHADLRDGYEGYHYSHASIIRRSLDHFQEGHELIQYGIRSGTKEEYEWMRENKTIKTSRAEFIESVEKIADDRPVYLTLDLDYFDPSFLPGTGTPEPGGEDFHSFIKLIKILRNKNFVGCDVVELSPSIDQSGNSDVFAAKVVRELILILNK; translated from the coding sequence ATGAGTAAAGAAATCGTGAAGGGCGATCTAAAAGATTTTAAGACCCCTTCTACCGTTTATGATTTTGCAACTGAAGCGAAAGAAATCTATCGTGATTCACTTCATATTTTAGGTTTTGAATTTGATGGAACTGCTTGTTTTAGAAAGGGCACAAAAGAAGGTCCTGATGCGCTAAGAGATGTCAGTGATGGAATTGAAAGTTTTTCTCCTTATCTCGATATGGATACAAGTGAAGGGAAACCTTTTTACGATCTTGGGAACCTTCCGCTTGGAGATTCTGAAGATGCTAAAGAAATGTGGCAAACTGCAACAGATTACTTCTTCGACGTTTTCAACGATATTAATCTTAAAAAAGATGGAATAAAGCTTCTAACTCTAGGTGGAGAGCATTCAATTTCCTATGCTCCTATTGCGACTTACTTAAAGCAATATCCTGATCTTGTTCTTATTCACTTAGATGCTCACGCTGATCTTCGTGACGGTTATGAAGGTTACCATTATTCACATGCTTCAATTATAAGAAGATCACTCGACCATTTTCAAGAAGGCCATGAGTTGATTCAGTATGGAATTCGCTCTGGAACAAAAGAAGAATATGAGTGGATGCGTGAAAATAAAACGATTAAGACTTCTCGCGCTGAATTTATTGAAAGTGTTGAAAAAATTGCTGATGATCGACCAGTCTATTTGACTCTTGATCTCGATTATTTTGATCCAAGTTTTCTACCTGGAACAGGTACACCTGAACCGGGAGGAGAGGACTTTCATTCATTTATTAAATTGATTAAGATCTTAAGAAACAAGAATTTTGTAGGTTGTGATGTTGTTGAGCTATCTCCTTCAATTGATCAATCTGGTAATAGTGACGTTTTTGCTGCGAAGGTAGTAAGAGAATTAATTTTAATTCTCAATAAGTAG